One region of Eubalaena glacialis isolate mEubGla1 chromosome 6, mEubGla1.1.hap2.+ XY, whole genome shotgun sequence genomic DNA includes:
- the POU1F1 gene encoding pituitary-specific positive transcription factor 1 isoform X1, with amino-acid sequence MSCQPFTSADTFIPLNSESSATLPLIMHHSAAECLPVSNHATNVMSTVPSILSLIQTPKCLCTYFLVTTLGTTATGLHYSVPSCHYGNQSSTYGVMAGSLAPCLYKFPDHTLSHGFPPMHQPLLAEDLTAADFKQELRRKSKLAEEPIDMDSPEIRELEKFANEFKVRRIKLGYTQTNVGEALAAVHGSEFSQTTICRFENLQLSFKNACKLKAILSKWLEEAEQVGALYNEKVGANERKRKRRTTISIAAKDALERHFGEQNKPSSQEILRMAEELNLEKEVVRVWFCNRRQREKRVKTSLNQSLFTISKEHLECR; translated from the exons ATGAGTTGCCAACCTTTTACTTCGGCTGATACCTTTATACCTCTGAATTCTGAGTCTTCTGCAACTCTGCCTCTGATAATGCATCACAGCGCTGCCGAGTGCCTACCTGTCTCCAACCACGCCACCAACGTGATGTCCACAG TCCCGTCTATTTTGTCTTTGATCCAAACTCCTAAATGTTTGTGCACATATTTCTTGGTGACAACATTGGGAACCACAGCAACAGGACTTCATTATTCTGTTCCTTCCTGTCATTATGGAAACCAGTCATCGACCTATGGAGTGATGGCAG GGAGCTTAGCCCCTTGTCTTTATAAGTTTCCCGACCACACCTTGAGTCATGGCTTTCCTCCCATGCACCAGCCTCTCCTGGCAGAGGACCTCACAGCCGCTGATTTCAAGCAGGAGCTCAGGCGGAAAAGCAAGTTGGCTGAAGAGCCAATAGACATGGATTCTCCAGAAATCCGAGAACTTGAAAAGTTTGCCAATGAATTTAAAGTGAGAAGAATTAAGCTAG gaTACACCCAAACAAATGTTGGGGAAGCCCTGGCGGCTGTGCATGGCTCTGAATTCAGTCAAACAACTATCTGCCGATTTGAAAACCTGCAGCTCAGCTTCAAAAATGCATGCAAACTGAAAGCAATATTATCCAAATGGCTGGAGGAGGCCGAGCAAGTAGGAG CTTTATACAATGAGAAAGTGGgtgcaaatgaaagaaaaaggaaacggAGGACAACTATCAG TATTGCTGCTAAAGACGCTCTGGAGAGACACTTTGGAGAACAGAATAAACCTTCCTCTCAAGAGATCTTGCGGATGGCTGAAGAACTGAACCTGGAGAAAGAAGTAGTGAGGGTTTGGTTTTGCAACcgaaggcaaagagaaaaacgGGTGAAAACAAGTCTGAATCAGAGTTTATTTACTATTTCTAAGGAGCATCTTGAATGCAGATAA
- the POU1F1 gene encoding pituitary-specific positive transcription factor 1 isoform X2 produces MSCQPFTSADTFIPLNSESSATLPLIMHHSAAECLPVSNHATNVMSTATGLHYSVPSCHYGNQSSTYGVMAGSLAPCLYKFPDHTLSHGFPPMHQPLLAEDLTAADFKQELRRKSKLAEEPIDMDSPEIRELEKFANEFKVRRIKLGYTQTNVGEALAAVHGSEFSQTTICRFENLQLSFKNACKLKAILSKWLEEAEQVGALYNEKVGANERKRKRRTTISIAAKDALERHFGEQNKPSSQEILRMAEELNLEKEVVRVWFCNRRQREKRVKTSLNQSLFTISKEHLECR; encoded by the exons ATGAGTTGCCAACCTTTTACTTCGGCTGATACCTTTATACCTCTGAATTCTGAGTCTTCTGCAACTCTGCCTCTGATAATGCATCACAGCGCTGCCGAGTGCCTACCTGTCTCCAACCACGCCACCAACGTGATGTCCACAG CAACAGGACTTCATTATTCTGTTCCTTCCTGTCATTATGGAAACCAGTCATCGACCTATGGAGTGATGGCAG GGAGCTTAGCCCCTTGTCTTTATAAGTTTCCCGACCACACCTTGAGTCATGGCTTTCCTCCCATGCACCAGCCTCTCCTGGCAGAGGACCTCACAGCCGCTGATTTCAAGCAGGAGCTCAGGCGGAAAAGCAAGTTGGCTGAAGAGCCAATAGACATGGATTCTCCAGAAATCCGAGAACTTGAAAAGTTTGCCAATGAATTTAAAGTGAGAAGAATTAAGCTAG gaTACACCCAAACAAATGTTGGGGAAGCCCTGGCGGCTGTGCATGGCTCTGAATTCAGTCAAACAACTATCTGCCGATTTGAAAACCTGCAGCTCAGCTTCAAAAATGCATGCAAACTGAAAGCAATATTATCCAAATGGCTGGAGGAGGCCGAGCAAGTAGGAG CTTTATACAATGAGAAAGTGGgtgcaaatgaaagaaaaaggaaacggAGGACAACTATCAG TATTGCTGCTAAAGACGCTCTGGAGAGACACTTTGGAGAACAGAATAAACCTTCCTCTCAAGAGATCTTGCGGATGGCTGAAGAACTGAACCTGGAGAAAGAAGTAGTGAGGGTTTGGTTTTGCAACcgaaggcaaagagaaaaacgGGTGAAAACAAGTCTGAATCAGAGTTTATTTACTATTTCTAAGGAGCATCTTGAATGCAGATAA